In the genome of Pseudoglutamicibacter cumminsii, one region contains:
- a CDS encoding IS5 family transposase (programmed frameshift) — translation MASAVDSRTRRLTDAQWALIGPLLPSNAGRRGHPFRDDRRVVDGIIYRFRAGVAWRDLPRGEFGPWQTVWKRHRRYAGDGTWDRVLQALLSQADAAGLIDWDVSVDATIARAHQHATNTPRPDQDTGAFSNYKDLPLAETEPAGHGIGRSRGGLTTKIHHAVDGNGLPLAIVVTGGPRNDGAMLEQVLDDIRVPRVDVGRPRTRPDAVLADKAYGSGVNRRMLRARGIRAVIPEKSDQIAARKRKGSKGGRPPAFDEDAYRDRNVVERSFALVKQWRGLATRYDKLAITYRAAAVLHAALTWATLLGDMA, via the exons GTGGCTTCAGCTGTTGATTCTCGTACTCGCCGTTTGACAGATGCGCAGTGGGCGTTGATCGGCCCGTTGCTGCCCTCCAATGCGGGGCGGCGGGGGCACCCGTTCCGTGATGATCGTCGTGTGGTGGATGGGATCATCTATCGGTTCCGTGCGGGTGTGGCGTGGCGCGATCTGCCGCGGGGTGAGTTCGGTCCTTGGCAGACGGTATGGAAACGGCACCGTCGTTACGCGGGTGATGGCACCTGGGACCGGGTGTTGCAGGCGCTGCTGTCGCAGGCGGACGCGGCCGGGCTGATCGACTGGGACGTTTCGGTGGACGCGACGATTGCTCGTGCGCATCAGCACGCAACGAACACCCCGCGCCCTGACCAGGACACG GGGGCGTTCTCAAATTACAAAGATCTGCCGCTGGCTGAGACCGAGCCGGCGGGCCACGGTATCGGCCGCTCGCGCGGCGGTCTGACAACCAAGATCCATCACGCCGTCGATGGCAACGGGCTGCCGTTGGCGATTGTGGTCACGGGTGGGCCACGCAACGACGGCGCGATGCTGGAACAGGTCCTCGACGACATCCGTGTTCCCAGGGTCGACGTCGGCCGGCCACGCACCCGGCCTGACGCGGTCCTGGCAGACAAGGCATACGGCAGTGGGGTGAATCGGCGCATGCTCCGCGCCCGCGGAATCCGAGCTGTCATCCCTGAGAAGAGCGACCAGATTGCAGCCCGAAAGCGAAAAGGATCGAAGGGCGGACGCCCTCCCGCCTTCGATGAAGACGCCTACAGGGACCGCAACGTCGTCGAGCGATCCTTCGCGCTCGTGAAGCAGTGGCGCGGACTTGCCACACGGTATGACAAACTCGCCATCACCTACCGTGCCGCTGCAGTCCTCCACGCGGCCCTCACCTGGGCGACACTATTGGGAGACATGGCCTAG
- a CDS encoding MerR family transcriptional regulator → MQQDTQGQTMHIGELAERTGLSLRSIRHYDDIGLLPPSSRSEGGFRVYSEADYARLLLIMQMKPLGFSLEEIAELLPVVESGELATPEQSQQAVDYLQRAIHKRAKLARYLEQADELISRLEGIAGD, encoded by the coding sequence ATGCAACAGGACACCCAGGGGCAGACGATGCACATTGGAGAACTTGCCGAGCGCACCGGCCTCTCCCTCCGCAGCATCCGGCACTACGACGACATTGGCCTACTGCCACCCAGCTCCCGCTCTGAGGGCGGGTTCCGTGTCTACAGCGAGGCAGATTACGCGCGATTGCTGCTCATTATGCAAATGAAGCCGCTGGGGTTCAGCCTTGAGGAAATTGCCGAGCTGCTTCCCGTAGTGGAGAGCGGCGAGCTGGCAACCCCCGAGCAATCCCAACAGGCCGTGGATTACCTACAGCGTGCCATTCACAAGCGCGCCAAGTTGGCGCGCTATCTCGAACAAGCAGACGAACTGATCAGCCGCCTGGAGGGCATCGCGGGCGACTAG
- a CDS encoding ribbon-helix-helix protein, CopG family, with translation MNTNYDKLAERAERGELSVKPGTVRRGPKAAEAAQRLLMEATGATSADELTHIALGRPTLGSKGGASPVVRARVPQALKERVAEIAEREHRKESDVVRDALAAYVEVRAVG, from the coding sequence ATGAATACCAACTACGACAAGCTGGCCGAACGCGCCGAGCGTGGCGAACTCAGCGTGAAGCCCGGCACTGTGCGCCGAGGCCCGAAGGCAGCCGAGGCAGCGCAGCGCCTTCTGATGGAAGCGACCGGCGCGACGAGCGCCGACGAGCTGACGCACATCGCGCTCGGGCGGCCGACCTTGGGGTCGAAGGGTGGTGCGTCACCTGTGGTGCGCGCCCGTGTTCCGCAGGCACTCAAGGAGCGCGTGGCGGAAATTGCCGAGCGCGAGCACCGCAAGGAATCTGACGTAGTACGCGACGCCCTCGCCGCATATGTCGAAGTTCGAGCGGTGGGCTGA
- a CDS encoding antitoxin VbhA family protein → MSQPSFDVEARWPELFDQLDADKRRAVVRSLAAGWHEGWEPNREDVADLIDYTRGTLTFEDYQARSADKAARIAGAAAAL, encoded by the coding sequence ATGTCGCAACCATCATTTGACGTAGAGGCCCGCTGGCCCGAGCTGTTTGACCAGCTCGACGCTGACAAGCGCCGAGCCGTTGTGCGCTCGCTCGCGGCAGGCTGGCATGAGGGATGGGAGCCGAACCGCGAAGACGTGGCCGACCTCATCGACTACACGCGCGGCACGCTGACGTTCGAGGACTACCAGGCACGCTCGGCCGACAAGGCGGCGCGCATCGCCGGAGCGGCCGCCGCGCTCTGA
- a CDS encoding Fic/DOC family protein: MPQQFDSWASYFYPETYDAQTGYGVLRNVPGIRDFEALRSYDYRMSFARRTELELRPELVARTFDGEHMKALHGHIFQDVFEWSGSYRTVNMAKGGTAPFADAHNGSIDAYLTDVRSMVERTDWAQLDHAAFAERSAEIFSHVNQAHPFREGNGRTTKVFMEHIAERSPYTLEFERVPEEVWNLASAATRPPMGEYAPNHRPMVPVFEHAAVPRSNVLMHEGGRVTGDAAPEKPMTLGERIERKMNELREARPSKPKHAADRGPDTPELGDGTKPKPSERGPSLGR; the protein is encoded by the coding sequence ATGCCGCAGCAGTTCGACTCGTGGGCGTCATACTTCTACCCGGAAACCTACGACGCTCAGACCGGCTACGGTGTGCTGCGCAACGTGCCCGGCATCCGAGACTTCGAGGCGCTGCGCAGCTACGACTATCGCATGTCGTTCGCTCGGCGCACTGAGCTTGAGCTGCGCCCCGAGCTTGTGGCTCGCACGTTCGACGGCGAGCACATGAAGGCCCTGCACGGCCATATCTTTCAAGACGTTTTTGAGTGGAGCGGTTCTTACCGGACTGTGAACATGGCGAAGGGTGGCACGGCCCCGTTCGCTGACGCTCACAACGGCTCGATAGACGCCTATCTGACCGACGTTCGTTCGATGGTCGAGCGCACCGATTGGGCGCAGCTCGACCACGCAGCGTTCGCGGAACGCTCGGCCGAAATCTTCTCCCACGTCAACCAGGCTCATCCGTTCAGGGAGGGCAACGGTAGGACGACCAAGGTGTTCATGGAACACATCGCGGAGCGGTCACCGTACACGCTTGAGTTCGAGCGTGTGCCCGAGGAAGTCTGGAACCTGGCATCGGCCGCCACGCGGCCGCCGATGGGGGAGTACGCCCCGAATCATCGGCCTATGGTGCCCGTGTTCGAGCACGCGGCCGTGCCGCGCTCGAACGTGCTCATGCACGAGGGCGGCCGCGTCACAGGCGACGCAGCGCCCGAGAAGCCGATGACGCTCGGAGAGCGCATCGAGCGCAAGATGAACGAGCTGCGCGAAGCTCGGCCGAGCAAGCCGAAGCACGCAGCAGATCGCGGCCCGGATACGCCCGAGCTGGGCGACGGTACGAAGCCGAAGCCGTCCGAGCGCGGCCCGAGCTTAGGACGATAA
- a CDS encoding recombinase family protein — MKLGYTRVSTREQNADSQIARLEQAGCERIFVDVGYSSCDFRC, encoded by the coding sequence GTGAAGCTCGGATACACCCGTGTCAGCACCCGCGAGCAGAATGCAGACTCGCAGATCGCCCGCCTCGAACAGGCAGGCTGCGAACGAATTTTCGTTGACGTTGGCTATTCAAGTTGTGACTTTCGCTGTTAA
- a CDS encoding AAA family ATPase yields MSQRFIVTKEHRRFTEFADAVRRGHTIGLCFGPAGVGKTLSARRYAHWEKAYDLLTYWGPRADSDAKIYAALARSRTVLYTPSVLTTPRVLKDELDQAITRTNICIEQHLEAVGQITPQTWGRRHGRNHVQLVIVDESERLRPTALELLRDRYDRDNIALILIGMPGLEKQFSHYPQFYSRVGFAHQYRPLGTDELLFVLQRHWRSLGKTLDPEDFTDAQAIASITRITRGNFRLLERLFPQIERVLKINELDTITNDVIEAAASTLVIGTT; encoded by the coding sequence GTGAGCCAGCGCTTCATCGTGACCAAAGAGCACCGCCGCTTCACCGAGTTCGCCGACGCTGTCCGCCGCGGCCACACCATCGGTCTGTGCTTCGGACCGGCCGGGGTGGGCAAGACACTCTCCGCGCGCCGCTACGCCCACTGGGAGAAGGCCTATGACCTGCTGACCTATTGGGGTCCGCGCGCCGACAGCGACGCCAAGATCTACGCCGCCCTCGCTCGGAGTCGTACCGTGCTCTACACCCCCAGCGTGCTCACCACCCCACGGGTGCTGAAGGATGAACTCGACCAGGCGATCACCCGCACCAATATCTGCATCGAGCAGCATCTGGAGGCAGTCGGTCAGATCACCCCGCAGACGTGGGGCCGACGGCACGGCAGGAACCACGTGCAGCTGGTCATCGTCGATGAGTCCGAACGGCTCCGCCCCACCGCGCTGGAGCTGCTGCGCGATCGCTACGACCGCGACAACATCGCCTTGATCCTGATCGGCATGCCCGGCCTGGAGAAGCAGTTCAGCCACTACCCGCAGTTCTACAGTCGTGTCGGCTTCGCCCACCAATACCGGCCCCTGGGCACGGACGAGCTGCTGTTCGTCCTCCAGCGCCACTGGCGCTCCCTGGGCAAGACCCTCGACCCCGAGGACTTCACCGACGCGCAAGCCATCGCTTCCATCACCCGCATCACCCGCGGGAACTTCCGACTGCTGGAGCGGCTCTTCCCGCAGATCGAGCGCGTCCTGAAGATCAACGAGCTCGACACCATCACCAACGACGTCATCGAAGCCGCCGCCAGCACCCTCGTCATCGGCACCACCTGA
- a CDS encoding Mu transposase C-terminal domain-containing protein → MDGPARWRILRLHVEDGIPLSALARETGISLRTLERWHARYRADGYAGLETGQRSDAGAHHLPRELVRLIEGLALSKPRPAIATIHRKVTDICGTRGWPVPSYGVVRSIAGALDPGMVTLALEGAASYRDKHELVLRRHAEQPNAMWQSDHTLLDILVVGTDVKPVRPWLTTILDDCSRAICGYTVFLGAPSAMNTALALRQAIWHKSDPAWPMCGLPDVLYVDHGSDFISRHLAGTAVDLHIRLIHSTVARPQGRGKIERFFGTVNTELLADLPGHITEGHPAPTPKLSLAELDSAVEGFVATYNDRTHSELGASPRTAWIAEGWLPRMPESLEDLDGLLLTVAQSRVVRRDGIRFQGLRYVSPTLAGYVGRPVVIRYDPRDITEIRVFDHDEFLCKAVNQDHHDEKISLKEIQAARNARRRALRQGINERIAVVAAHTTETPSTAEPPAPAPKRKLKVYKEDLR, encoded by the coding sequence GTGGACGGGCCGGCGCGGTGGCGCATCCTGCGGCTGCACGTCGAGGACGGTATCCCGCTGAGCGCCCTGGCCCGGGAGACCGGGATCAGCCTGCGCACCCTGGAGCGCTGGCACGCCCGCTACCGTGCCGACGGGTACGCGGGCCTGGAGACAGGCCAGCGCTCGGACGCCGGCGCCCACCATCTGCCCAGGGAGCTCGTGCGGTTGATCGAGGGCCTGGCCCTCAGCAAGCCCCGGCCCGCGATCGCCACGATCCACCGCAAGGTCACCGACATCTGCGGTACCCGAGGGTGGCCGGTGCCTTCCTACGGGGTGGTCCGCTCGATCGCGGGTGCCCTCGATCCGGGCATGGTCACCCTAGCCCTGGAGGGCGCGGCGTCCTACCGGGACAAGCACGAACTGGTGCTGCGCCGGCACGCCGAACAACCGAATGCGATGTGGCAAAGTGACCACACGCTGCTCGACATTCTCGTGGTGGGCACCGACGTCAAACCAGTCCGCCCCTGGCTGACGACGATCCTCGATGACTGCTCCCGCGCGATCTGCGGCTACACCGTCTTCCTGGGTGCGCCGTCCGCGATGAACACCGCCCTGGCGCTGCGGCAGGCTATCTGGCACAAGAGCGACCCCGCGTGGCCGATGTGCGGGCTGCCGGACGTGCTCTATGTCGACCACGGCAGTGACTTCATCAGCCGCCACCTCGCCGGCACCGCTGTTGACCTGCACATCCGGCTGATCCACTCCACCGTCGCCCGTCCCCAGGGCCGGGGCAAGATCGAGCGGTTCTTCGGCACCGTCAACACCGAGCTTCTCGCTGACCTGCCCGGCCACATCACCGAGGGCCATCCCGCGCCGACGCCGAAGCTGTCCCTGGCCGAGCTCGACAGCGCGGTGGAGGGGTTCGTGGCCACCTACAACGACCGGACCCACAGCGAGCTCGGTGCCTCGCCGCGCACCGCGTGGATCGCCGAGGGCTGGCTGCCGCGCATGCCCGAGAGCCTGGAAGACCTCGACGGGCTGCTGCTCACGGTCGCCCAGTCCCGGGTGGTGCGCCGTGATGGCATCCGCTTCCAGGGGCTGCGCTACGTCTCCCCGACGCTGGCCGGCTACGTCGGACGGCCGGTGGTGATCCGCTACGACCCGCGCGATATCACTGAGATCCGCGTGTTCGACCACGACGAGTTCCTGTGCAAGGCCGTCAACCAGGACCATCACGACGAGAAGATCAGTCTCAAGGAGATCCAGGCTGCCCGCAACGCGCGCCGTCGCGCCCTGCGCCAAGGCATCAATGAACGCATTGCCGTCGTAGCCGCGCACACCACTGAGACGCCATCGACAGCCGAGCCGCCAGCCCCAGCACCGAAGCGGAAGCTGAAAGTCTACAAGGAGGACTTGAGGTGA